The DNA region TACCAGCCACCACCGACTTCGCCTTCCGGGCCCACCCTCGACATGATTTTAGATGCGGCATCGCTCTGGGCTTCGCACGACAATCCTGCTGATGCGCTGTGGACGTCGGAGTCGCGGTTTTCCTCATGCAGGACCGCCCTGGGAGGGATCAAACCACGTTTGGAGCCCTGTCCCCCGGTGCGGGGTTAGCTGGGAGAGGGCCTCGAGTGCCCTGCCAGGATCCTGGTTTGCCGCATGGGTCCCTTCGGGGGCACAGTTCATTCCACCCAACATCCCCCAACAGGTAATGTCGGTGTTCCTTGAGTTATAAGGAACACCGGCACTACTCACGTGGTCTGGCCCGTGCAATAATGGGCAGGAAATTCTCCCCGGCGGCAGCTCTGCCCGCCTTCTTTTACGGTTCTGTCCGTCTTGGCACGGCGAAGACGACAATTGAGCCAATGACGGCGAACACGGCAAACATGTAGAAGTTCATCTGCCAGCCGAATGCCAGACTGGCGATGAAGCCGCCGATGAGCGGGCCGCAGATGGCACCGATTCTGCCTACTCCCAGTGACCAGCTCAATGCCGTGGCGCTAAGCGACTGGGGGTAGTGCGTGGCGCAGTAGCCTCCGACCAGGATCTGGGTGCCAACGGAGCCGAGCCCGGCGAAGGCAACAATGACCAGGAGGATGGCCAGGGGCAACTGCAGGCTTAACATCAGGATGGCCACGAACGCGAGGATAAATGAGCCGGTAACGACGCGTTTGATGCCTATCCGATCGGCCAATGCGGAGGCGCTGATGGAGCCAACGATTGCTCCGGCATTAAGTACCAGAAGGAACGTCAAGGCGTCGCCGAGGTTGAAGCCGGCTTGCCGCATGATTTGCGGCAGCCATGTGTTGAGGCCGTAGACCAGAAGCAGCCCGCAAAAATTCGCCAGTGCGAAAAGGATAGTGGAGCCCAGCCATTTGCGGGTGAAGATTGCCTTGAGGCTGGAGTTGGTGCCGGTGGGGCCGGCCGTCATGTCCTCGGTGGAAACAATGTCCGTGTAGATCAGGCCGAAGCGTGTTGCGGTGGCCTTTGCTTCATCGATCCGTCCTTTGCGGGCGAGGTAGGCCACGGACTCGGGCATCAGTTTCCATGCTGCCGGCAGGAGTGTCACGAGCGGGAGGGCGCCAATTGCGTACATCCAGCGGAAGTCGATGTGCTGCAGCAGGTTGATGGCCAGCAGGGACGCCCCCACACCGCCGACTGAGTACCCGCTGAACATGACGGCGTTGGCGATTTGGCGCCGCTCCTTCCGGGCGTACTCGACGGTCAGGGCAATGCAGGTGGGGACCACGCCACCCAGCCCAAGCCCTGTCAGGAAGCGCAGGGCCCCGAACGCCTCGGCGGATGGGGCAAAGGCAGTGAGCAGCATGCAGACGGAGAACCAAGCGATGCTTGCCAGCATGATCCGTCTGCGGCCCAGCCGGTCGGTCAAGATCCCGACCGAAAGTGTCCCGATGAGCATCCCGACGAGCGCCAGGCTGCCTATCATCCCCGCCTGGGCCGTGGTGAGGCCCCAATCCTCGTATTTGAGTATGGTCGGAACTGTGGATCCGTAGACTACGAGGTCGTAGCCGTCAAAAACAATGGTCATAAAGCAGAGGAGGAGGACCGGGCGCCCCTTCCAAGCGGTTAAGGCAGTGGTGCGTACTTCCGATGGCAATGACTGCGTCATGGGCATACCTCTCGTTCCGGATGCGGGGTGGGGCTGTGGCGGGGATCACAGCGCACCTAACGGTGTCACACTTCCATTGCGATAGTCAAGAAGCCGCTATAAACGATTTTTGACCGACGTCATGAAACCGCAATCGGAGGATAAGCGTGACTGCCGGGCACAGGCAGTGGACATTTCCGCCGCAATACAGGCTTGAGTGAGGGGCAGGGATTGCCCTGCAGCCCGCTATAGAACTGTGAGCGGCGCAGCGTGCAGAACGGCGCAGCCGGCCCAGCGCCGTTCCCCGTGCGGGCGGCTACCGCCGCAGGCTTTCGGAGGGCAGCTCTCCAAAGGCGGTCAGGTACGAAGAGGAGAAACGCCCCGGATGTGAAAACCCGCAGCGCGCGGCGATCGCAATCACAGTCTCATCCCCTGGATCCGCTCCCAAGAGCAGTTCCCGGGCACGGTTCAGCCGGGCTTTCCTCAGCAGTTCTGAGGGCGTGGCCCCAAACTCGGAACGCAAGGCAGTTTGCAGGGTTCGCATGGATACCCCGAGATGCTCGGCCAAGTCGGTTACAGCCAGCTCCTCGGAGGCGTGACGTTCCAGCAGCTCCCGGAACCTTCTGATCAAACTCCGTTCGACAACCGGAGTCCCTATTCCAGCGGTGGCCGGACTCTTGTCAGTAGCCATGAGCAGCCGCGACAGCATTGTGTCCACAAGGAGCCGGTGGACATAGTGGGACGCCTGGGGTGCTCCGGTGATCATGTCGTCGTGAAGCTCGATCACGGATCTCAGGAATGCCCGCCCTGGAGCACTGACGAGGTCCATTGAGTAGCCCGGGTCCACATCGTCGGTGGCATCGTGGGCATAGAGCTTTTCAGCCACCGCGGCAAGCGCGGGGCGACTCACATAGACGATCAAGTGTGGAGCACCCAGATCCCAGACCATCGAGAACGGGCGGTCCATCGGAGGGATGGTGG from Arthrobacter pascens includes:
- a CDS encoding AraC family transcriptional regulator, which encodes MDRILPRDVLRGSPTVTTSDVDDAHAKIAELFCRHRLMPQTPGRSLAMKLRSLHRGDVGIDFLDYGAEVRIDPEGLENFLLVQVPLAGRARMKVGSNIVESSPRVATIPPMDRPFSMVWDLGAPHLIVYVSRPALAAVAEKLYAHDATDDVDPGYSMDLVSAPGRAFLRSVIELHDDMITGAPQASHYVHRLLVDTMLSRLLMATDKSPATAGIGTPVVERSLIRRFRELLERHASEELAVTDLAEHLGVSMRTLQTALRSEFGATPSELLRKARLNRARELLLGADPGDETVIAIAARCGFSHPGRFSSSYLTAFGELPSESLRR
- a CDS encoding MFS transporter, which translates into the protein MTIVFDGYDLVVYGSTVPTILKYEDWGLTTAQAGMIGSLALVGMLIGTLSVGILTDRLGRRRIMLASIAWFSVCMLLTAFAPSAEAFGALRFLTGLGLGGVVPTCIALTVEYARKERRQIANAVMFSGYSVGGVGASLLAINLLQHIDFRWMYAIGALPLVTLLPAAWKLMPESVAYLARKGRIDEAKATATRFGLIYTDIVSTEDMTAGPTGTNSSLKAIFTRKWLGSTILFALANFCGLLLVYGLNTWLPQIMRQAGFNLGDALTFLLVLNAGAIVGSISASALADRIGIKRVVTGSFILAFVAILMLSLQLPLAILLVIVAFAGLGSVGTQILVGGYCATHYPQSLSATALSWSLGVGRIGAICGPLIGGFIASLAFGWQMNFYMFAVFAVIGSIVVFAVPRRTEP